TTGTTCACCAGGATGTCGATGCCGCCGGCCGCCTCGGTGGCCGCGTCGGCCAGATGCCGGGCGGCGGCACCGCCGGCTCCCAGATCGGCGGCGACGAAGGCGGCGTCCCCGCCTGCCGAACGGATATCGGCGACGACGGCGTCGCCGCGGGTTGTGTCCCGTCCGCTCACGACGACGAAGGCGCCCTCAGCCGCGAGGGATTTCGCGACGGCGACCCCGAGGCCGCCTGTGGAACCGGTGACAAGTGCTCTGCGCCCGGCCAACCGGGTATCTTTTGGACTCATGAGTCCATATGCTTCGCCTTTAAAAATGGACCTGCAAGTCCAAAATCTGACGGCGAAGGGCCGCGCCACCCGGCAGCGGATCATCGAGGGAGCCGCCGCCGAGATCCGTGCCCGCGGCGTCGCGCTGACCACCCTCGACGACGTCATGGCGCGCACTCACACCTCCAAAAGCCAGCTCTTCCATTACTTTCCCGGCGGCAAGGAGCAGCTGCTGCTGGCGGTCGCGGCGCTCGAGTCCCAGATGGTGCTCGACGACCAGCAGCCTCATCTCGGCGCGCTCACATCCTGGGCGGCGTGGCAGCGGTGGCGGGATTCAGTGGTCGACCGCTACCGCCGGCAGGGCCAGAACTGCCCGATCGCGGTGCTGATGTCGGAGATCGGGCGCACCACGCCGGGGGCCGAGGCTGTCACCGCCGAGCTGATCGTCCAGTGGAGCGGCGCGATCGCGGCCGGCATCCGGTCGATGCAGGAGCAGGGCAAAGTGTCCGAATCGGTGAACGCCGAGCGAGCCGCGGCAGCGTTGCTGGCCGGAATTCAGGGCGGGGTCGGCATCATGCTCGCGACCGGCGACCTGAGCTATCTGGAAGCCGCCCTGGACCAGGGCATCGGCGCGCTGCGCGCGCCATGAGCCCGAACCCTGACGGCCTCAGCCGCCGTTCTGCGCCATCGCCCAGCACGTGACCGAGTGCCACAGGTTGCAGGGGATGCCGTTCATCGTGGGGATCTGGTTGGGCTGGATGTTGGTGGTCACGTTGTCCGGGCCGATCGCCTGCGGAACCTGACCGCCTGACGGGCCGGATGTGCACACCCCGGGGAATCGGCTCTGGACCGTCCCATTCGGGCAGTCAGCGGACGCCGGTGCGGCGAGCACAAGCGATCCCGACGTGAGCGCCACCGCACACGCGCCGATGAGAAGTCGTTTCACAGTCACCTGATTCCGCCTCGAGCAGGCCTCGGGTCCAACCACTTAACCACGATATCGACGGCGCAGCCAGATTCGTTAGCGTTTACCAGCGACGACGCGGCTACGGGCTGAGCACGCCGGCGGCCGGCAACGACGGCACTGACGGCACGGCATTGAGCGTGTTGAGTGCGCCCGACGCCTGGTTGGCGGTGCTGAGCATCTGCATCAGCGGCCCGAAGTTCCCATTGCCGAGTTCGGCCATCACCGCCGGGCATTGGGACCGGATGGCCTGCTCGGCCACGAACCCGGTCACCTGGGAGGCCAGGCCGCCGTGTCCGCTGGCCGTGGTGGCATTGGAAACCAGGCTGCTGCCCGGCTTGACCAGCATCGGGCAGATCTGCTGGCCGATTTGCTCGATCAGCTGACTGATACCTGTCGAGTTCAGCAGGCTACTGACGCCCGCCGTGTCCGCGTGGGCGGGCGCCGGCCAGGCGGCTACGGCGACAACTGTTCCTGCCATCACGGCCAGCGATCGCAGTGCGAAGGCGGTGCCGCCGGTCGATTCACGATCGAAAGTGCGCACGGTCATGTGGGTCCTACTCTGGCTCGATCGGCTCAAAGCGAGAGCCACTGATGTCACTTCGGTAACAGTGGTCTACTCAGGTCACACTTTGGGCACGGAACCATAAAGGTTCGAAGCCTATGCGTTTCCTCTACGCGATCTGTGCGCCGCGGGTGCGACACTTCCCCGTTTCAGCGATACTGCGCGCCCGGCCGTCACAGAGCGTCGTTGATCTCGTTCTTCAGCACCTCGGCCTGCGTCCCGAAGACGGCCTGCACGCTGTTGCCGACCTCGATCACACCGGCGGCGCCGAGGCTCTTCAACCGGTTCTGGTCGACTTTGCCGGCATCCACGACCTCCATCCGCAGTCGGGTGATGCAGGCGTCGACGCTGCGCAGGTTCTCTCGCCCGCCGAAGGCCGCGATCAGCTGCTCGGCCTTGCTGTCGGTGACCGTGGGGGCGGTCTTCACCGCGGTCCCGGCCTCCACGGCGGTGGCCGACTCGGCGCCCTCGCCCAGGTTGGCCCGCTCCTCGGCGTCGAACTCGGCGTCGGGTTCGCGGCCGGGGGTGCGCATGTTCCACCGGGTGATCGCGAAACGAAATAGCAGGTAGTACACCGCGAAGAAGACCAGGCCCATGACGATCAGTAGCGGAATGTTCTTGGCCGCCGGCGCGGTGCCGTAGAGCAGTAGATCGATCAGGCCGGCCGAGAACGAGAAGCCCAGGTGGATGTCGAGCAGGTAGGCGATCGCCAGCGACAGCCCGGTCAGCACCGCATGCACGATGTAGAGCGGGAACGCCACGAACATGAAGGCGAACTCCAGCGGCTCGGTGACACCGGTGAGGAACGCGGTCAGCGCGGCGGCGGACAGAATGCCGAACGCGACCTTGCGCTGTTTGGCGTTCGCGACGTGGATCATCGCCAACGCCGCTCCCGGCAGGCCGAACATCAGGATCGGGTAGAAACCTGACGTCAGCAGCCCGGCGCTGGGGTCGCCCGCGGCGAACCGGCTGAGTTCACCGGTGACCACATGCCCGTCCCCGCTCGGATAGCTGCCGTAGATGAACCACACGTACGAGTTCAGGATGTGGTGCAGCCCCAGCGGGATCAGCATGCGGTTGGCGAAGCCGTAGACGAACGCCCCGAGCGCGCCGGCACCGCCGATGAAGTGGCCCAGTCCGGTCAGCCCCGCGTCGAAGATCGGATAGAAGTAGCTCATCGCGAAGGAGACCACGAGGCTCGCCAGCGACACGACGATCGGGACGAAGCGCCGGCCACCGAAGAAGCCGAGGTACGGCGGCAACGCGATGGTGTGGTACCGGTCGAACAGCCACGCGGTGAGCAGCCCGACCACGATTCCGCCGAACACGCTGTAGTTGATCTGCGCCTGTTCACCGGCCTTGTCGAGTTGCCCCGCGAGCACGAACGGCGACATCGTTTTGAAGACCGCCTGCATCACCAGGTAGCCGACGACCGCTGACAACGCCGTCGAGCCGTCGGCCTTGCGGGCGAATCCGATCGCGACACCGACGGCGAACAACAACGCGAGATTGTTGAACAGCGCTCCGCCGGCCGCGCTCATCGCCTGGAAGAAAGGGCCGATCACCGGCGCCTTGATCCGGCCCAGCAGGTCGTCCTGGCCGAGCCGAAGCAGGATGCCTGCCGCCGGAAGCACGGCGATCGGCAGCATCAAGCTCTTACCGAGCCGTTGCAGCTGCGCGAAGCCTGGTATGCGCAGCCCCGACTTCTGCTGTGCGCCTGAGTCTTTGGTGGTTTCACTCATGACCGGCCGGCCTCCCGTTGTCGCAGCACAGCCGAAGCTTAGACAAATCGCCGGAGGTGAGGCGTTGTTTCCGCCGCGGCCAGGTGGGTCAACTCTCTATTGTCTTCGACAATGAGCACAACGTCCGTTCACGCGCCGGTCTCCGGGCGTGCCGTCGCGCTAGCCGACGTACCCGATCCCGTTTTCGCGCAAGGCATGGTGGGATACGGCGCCGCGGTCGATCCGCCCCGCGAGGTGATCGATGCGGTGGCACCGGTCAGCGGCCGCGTCCTCAAGCTGATGCCGCACGCCTACATCATCATGACGAGCGAGAATGTCGGAGTGCTGGTTCATCTCGGCCTCGACACTGTCGCATTGAAGGGGGCGGGATTCAGCGCCCACGTCAACGAGGGCGATACCGTGACCGCCGGCCAGACGATGATCACCTATGACGTGCCATCGGTGGTCGCGGCCGGGTTGAACCCGATCGTTCCCGTCGTGGTGATGGACGAACGCGAGCCGGGCAATGTCGCGGTGGGCGACGAGGTCGCTACGGGTACTGAAATCGCCGCAGCTTCAACACTTTTCACTGCCAACAAGTAGGGCCTGATGGAAGTCGTCATCCTCCCCGACGCCGCACAGATCGGCGCGGTGGCGGCCGATGCCGTCGAGTCTCTGCTCGGGCGCACGCCGACCGCGGTGCTGGGGCTGGCCACCGGCTCGTCCCCGCTGGCGATCTACGACGAGCTGGCCGCCCGGTGCGACGCGGGGCGCATCTCCTTTCGGCAAGCTCGCGGATTCACCCTCGACGAGTACGTCGGGTTGCCGGCTGATCACCCCGAGCGCTACCGCACCGTCATCGACACGGTGTTCGTCTCACGCGTCGACTTTGCACCGGGCGCGGTCGCCGGGCCCGACGGGCTGGCCGAGGACATTCCGGCGGCATGTGCCGAGTACGAGGCGGCCATCGCCGCGGTCGGCGGCATCGACCTGCAAATCCTGGGCATCGGCACCGACGGCCACATCGGCTTCAACGAGCCCGGGTCGTCGCTGGCGTCGCGCACCCGGATCAAAACACTGACGCGCCAGACCCGGATCGACAACGCCCGCTTCTTCGGCGACGACGTCGACCAAGTCCCGACGCATTGCCTCACCCAGGGGTTGGGCACGATCATGGCGGCTCGTCACGTCGTGCTGGTGGCCCTCGGCCGGAGCAAGGCCGAGGCGGTGCATCAGCTGGTGGAGGGGCCGGTGAGCGCGATGTGGCCGGCCACCATCCTGCAGCACCACCCGCACGTGACGGTCCTCCTCGACGGTGGCGCGGCGCGACGGCTGCAGTTGGCCGACTACTACCGGGAGACCTACCTGTCCAAGCCGTCATGGCAGGGCATCTGAGTGCTGATCACCGCTGCGACCTTGCTGACCGGCCGAGAGTTGTTGCGGCCGGGCTGGATTGAGGTATCCGGCGGGTCAGTGCTGGCGCTGGGTGCGGGTCCGCCGCCGCGGACCGCCGACCGCGAGCTGGGCACAGTGGTGCCCGGTTTCGTCGACACCCACGTGCACGGCGGCGGCGGTTCCGATTTCTCGGTGGCGACGACGGACGACACAACGACCGCTGTGGAGCTTCACCGCCGGTACGGCACCACCACCCTGATCGCGTCGCTGGTGTCGGCCGGACCGGCCGAACTGCTGCGTCAGGTCGAGGTGCTGGCCGGTCAGGTGCGCGACGGACTGATCGCCGGTATCCACCTGGAGGGGCCGTGGCTGGCGGCCGAACGGTGCGGGGCACACGATCCTGTGGTGCTTCGCGATCCGGACACCGGCGAAGTCGGCCAGCTGTTGCAGGCCGGCGGCGGAGCCATCCGAATGGTCACCCTCGCACCGGAACGTCCGGGGGCGCTGGCCGCGATCGAGCGCATCGTCAGTGCCGGCGCGGTGGCCGCGATCGGACACACCGAGGCGACCTACGAGCAGACCCGCACGGCGATCACCGCGGGCGCGACGGTGGGTACACATCTGTTCAACGCGATGCGCCCGATCCACCACCGCGAGCCTGGCCCGGTGATCGCACTTCTGGAAGACCCCCGGGTGACGGTGGAGTTGATCGCCGACGGAGTGCACGTCGACGCCGCGCTGTACCGGCATGTGGTCCGTGCGGCCGGTCCCGACCGGTTGTCGCTCGTCACCGACGCGATGGCGGCGGCCGGGGTGACCGACGGGCGATATCACATCGGCCGGATGGACGTCGAGGTGGCCGACGGCGTGGCCCGGCTGGCCGGGACGTCGACGATCGCCGGAAGCACCGCCACGATGGACCGGGTGTTCAGATTCGCCGTCGTCCACAGCGGGCTCCCCCACGACGAGGCACTGCTGCTCGCGGTCCGCCAGTCGTCGCTGAATCCGGCTCTTGCACTGGGACTTCCGTCCCCCGAACTGGTCGCGGGCGCACGCGCCGACCTGGTCGCGCTGGACACTGAGCTCGCGGTCACCGACGTCCTGCATGGCGGTGCGTGGGTTCCGCGCTGAGCACGACGAACGTCTGTTCGACTTTTTGTCAGACCCCCGGTGCATCGTGTCTCCTACGCCGTCGAACTGACGAAAGGGGCCCAGCAATGTGCTGGTTGTGCGACCACCCGGAGAACACCGTCGCCAACTATCTCGACGAAGTCCGCGCCAAAATCCTGCGGCGAGGCTGGGCAGTGCAGTACGTCGAATCGCCCCGGATGCCGTTCGCCTACACGGTCGGCTTGAGCGACTACGACGTCCCCGAGCTACTGATGACGAATGTGTCGCCGCAGCGGGCCGCCCGCCTGCTGAGCAAGTCGGCCGAGCTCGTGGTGCGCGGAGCCGAGTTGACCGCCGGCCAGCAGTTCACCCTCTGCGGAGGTCCGATGCTCGAGGTCGTCGAGGTCGAACATCCCGATGCACATATGGGTTTCGCGACAGCCCTGTACGGCAGGGAGATTCGGGCATTGCAGCTCGTCTGGTCGGATGGTCGCGGCCGGTGGCCGTGGGCCGCGGACTTCTGTGACCGCGAAAGCCGGCAACCGGTGTTGGGGGTGCGCACCCGAGCCGCGTGAGTTGCCACCGATCACAAAGCAATTACGGCAGGCGCGCCAGACCGTCTCGACGCCGGCGACGTTGTTACCTTGCTGCTCGTGAGGAACCTCGTGCACCGCGCGACCCGCTGGGTGCGACGGCTCGGCGTCCTCACCGCAACGGTGCTGCTGGTCCCGGGCATGGTCGGCCTGGCGGGCCCGATCGCACCCGCCGCGGCCTACTCGCGCTCCGGCTTACCGGTGGAGGCCCTCGACGTGCCGTCGCCGGCGATGGGCCGCACCATCCGAGTCCAGTTTCAGGGTGGCGGCGCGCACGCGGTCTATCTGCTCGACGGCTTACGCGCCCGCGATGACGAGAACGGCTGGGACATCAACACCGCCGCATTCGAGTGGTACTACCAGTCCGGGCTGTCTCTGGTGATGCCGGTCGGTGGCCAGTCGAGCTTCTACAGCGACTGGTACCAGCCGGCGGCCGGGTCCAACGGGACGCTGACATACAAGTGGGAGACATTCCTGACCCAGGAGCTGCCGTCGTGGCTGGCGCTCAACAAAGCGATCACTCCGATCAACAATGCGGTGGTCGGGCTTTCGATGTCGGGCAGTGCGGCCCTCACACTGGCGATCTGGCATCCCCAGCAGTTCATCTTCGCGAGCTCGCTGTCCGGCTTCCTCAACCCGTCGCTGGGCCTGTGGCCCACCCTGATCGGGCTGGCGATGAAGGACGGCGGCGGGTACCGCTCCACCGACATGTGGGGGCCCTCCAACGACCCGGCCTGGCAGCGCAACGATCCGATGGTCAACGTGGCAAGGCTGGTCGCCAACGGCACCGCGGTGTGGATCTACTGCGGGACTGGCGCCCCGTCCGAACTCGACAACACCGACGACCCGACCTTCGGTGGGCTGTTCACCGCCGGGTACCTGGAAAACATCACGTTGAACACCAACAAGGAATTTCAGCGCAAGTACCAGGCCGCCGGCGGCCGCAACGCGGTCTTCAACTTCCCGCCCAGCGGCACGCACAGCTGGGGATACTGGGGCGCGCAACTGCAGGCGATGAAGGGTGACCTGCAACGGGTGCTGGGCGCGACGCCCGCCGGCTAGCGCGCGCTAGTCCCGATGCGCCACAACGTTGATCACGTTGCCGTCCGGATCGCGAACGAAGAACCGCCGCACCCCCCACGACTCGGTCGTCAACGGATGCACAATCTGGTAGCCGCGGGCGCGGGCCTGCTCGTAGGCGGCGTCGACGTCATCGGTGGCCACCGAGATGACGGGCATCTCGGGCGCCGTCGCATCGGCGGTGACCAGTTGCAGATTCGCGCCCGTGTCGGGCGAGGTGTATCGGGCAACCCAGCCGAGGTTGAACTCCTCGGTGGTCAGCCCGAGGTAGTCGGTGTAGAAGCCTTTGGCCGCCTCGATGTCGGAGACCGGCAGGTCGGCAATGATCCGGTTGACTCGCATAGCTCGATCTAACCGCGACGGCGCCCGCTAGTCCCCGAAGCCGATCACCTCGCCCCGGTTGATCGACACCCAGTCGCGGGCTTCCAGGTATGGGCGGAACGTCGCGGCGATCAGCTGCTCATCGGCGGGTGTCTTGGGGCGTTGGAGTTCGTAGAGGTGCGGGAATTCCGTCCACGCGACGACGGCGTCCCACAGCCGCACCGCAGCCTCGCCGGTGGGCGGGTCGATCAGCACCGGGCCGAACAAGCACTGGCCGTCGGGGAAGAACAGTGTCGGCACGCCGTAGCCGTCGGCTGCCACGACGCGGTTGTGGTCGGCCAGCACCTCATCGCCGGTCGTGGGGTCGGCGATGGCCTGATCCACCAGCGCGGGATCAAAACCGAGCTCAGCCAACAGGTGTCGGGCCACCGCCGGATCGTGCGGTTTGTGTCCGTCGACGTGCAGGGCCTGGCCGGCGCGCTGATACCAGGCCTCCACGTCCGCCATGGACTGCCGCCGCAACAGGGCTCCGATGCGCATCATCGACCAGCCGTAGGACCAGTCCCGTTCCCACGGGTGCTTCTTACCCTCTTTGCGGTTGATCTCCTCGAGGCTGAAGAACCGCCAGTTCACCACCAGCCCGGTCTGGTCCCGAACCTCGCGGATCCACAGCGACGTCTGGTAGGCGTACGGGCACATCACGTCGAAGTGGAAGTCGACGAACTCCGGCCGCCCGCTCACATCGTGAACCGCAGATTGCGGGCGGCACGCTCACCAAGCTCGGCGTCACCGGTCCAGCTCACCGCACCCGAATCGATCTGGGCCTGCGGATCGATGCGCCCGCACGCCAGCATGATGAATGTGGTCGAGTCAGTGGTCAGCACCGCAGTCGGATCAGTCAGGTGCCCAACCTGCGTGGCCCGACCATCCACCGCGACATTGATCTCCCGCACCAGCGGGCCGGTCAGCCGGAAGGCGATGCTGCTGCCCTCAGGCACGCCCACCTTCTTGCCGGCGATGTACCCGATCGAGCTCTCGACCTGCCCCAGCGCGATCTCCGCCGCCACCCCGCCGTCGTCGGTGGAGCGGCCCAGCGGAATCGTGATGTCGCGCACGTGAACCCAGAAATCGAACACCCGGATCTCCAAAAACCGGCCGTAGGTCCCGCGCCCGGTGGGCATCCACGACGGCCGATCCAGATCGGCGGCCGTCAGCGAACTCAGCTCCCGCCTGCGCTCGGCGAAGACCGCGGTGACCTTCTCAGCGAGCGTGGCCGGATCGTCGGTCCCGGCCAGGAACTCCGCCGCCCGCTCGAACGGCGGCGGGGTGGCGTCGTCCTGCGGTACCCAGCCGGCCATCACGGCTTCGATGCTGACGACGTGCTGAACGACATCGCGCACCACCCAGTCCGGGCACAGCGACTGTGTCTTCCAGTCGGCGTCACTCAGATCAGCGCACAGACCCTCGATCGCCGAGTAACAGGCCTCCAGCGCGGAGCGGATCTCATCAAGACTCCTCATGATCCCGATCCAACTACGCCCGGCGCATACCCGGGCATGATCGACGGGATCTGCTTTAGCCCGCGGCGTTGGGCAGCAGCGGTGGACAGACGCCGGCAGCATCGGTGGCCAGCTCGAAGTGCCACACCTCGTTGGCATAGATGCGGCACAGACCGAATCGGGCGCCGTTGGTCATCAACCACTGGTCGGCACCAACACCGCCCACGTCGACGGCCTCACCCACCACATGTTTGGACGCCTCGGGGGTCTGTACGTACTCGCGGGCAGCCGCCAGGCTGCCGTACTGGGCGACCGCGCTGTCCAACAACCGCTGCTGGAATTCCGGTGAGCGCCACCCCGATGTGATCGTCATCGTGATGCCGTCGGCCGACGCCGCGGAGTCGGCCTGCTGAATGGCGTCGAGCAGTCGCGGATCCAACCGTCCGACAGCTGGGTTCTGCACGTCGAACGGTGTCAGAATCTGGCCGTCGACCAGCGAGCCGTCACCAGCCGCAACGGCCGGCGGGTCGACACTGACGGTGTTGTCGGCCAGAGCAATTCGGGGTGCGGGGGCCGGTAGGCCGGCGGCACCGACCAGCAGCGCCGTTGTCGTGGCCGCACCCAGCACAACGGCTGA
This is a stretch of genomic DNA from Mycobacterium sp. ELW1. It encodes these proteins:
- a CDS encoding TetR/AcrR family transcriptional regulator, producing the protein MDLQVQNLTAKGRATRQRIIEGAAAEIRARGVALTTLDDVMARTHTSKSQLFHYFPGGKEQLLLAVAALESQMVLDDQQPHLGALTSWAAWQRWRDSVVDRYRRQGQNCPIAVLMSEIGRTTPGAEAVTAELIVQWSGAIAAGIRSMQEQGKVSESVNAERAAAALLAGIQGGVGIMLATGDLSYLEAALDQGIGALRAP
- a CDS encoding DUF732 domain-containing protein, giving the protein MTVRTFDRESTGGTAFALRSLAVMAGTVVAVAAWPAPAHADTAGVSSLLNSTGISQLIEQIGQQICPMLVKPGSSLVSNATTASGHGGLASQVTGFVAEQAIRSQCPAVMAELGNGNFGPLMQMLSTANQASGALNTLNAVPSVPSLPAAGVLSP
- a CDS encoding PTS transporter subunit EIIC, which encodes MSETTKDSGAQQKSGLRIPGFAQLQRLGKSLMLPIAVLPAAGILLRLGQDDLLGRIKAPVIGPFFQAMSAAGGALFNNLALLFAVGVAIGFARKADGSTALSAVVGYLVMQAVFKTMSPFVLAGQLDKAGEQAQINYSVFGGIVVGLLTAWLFDRYHTIALPPYLGFFGGRRFVPIVVSLASLVVSFAMSYFYPIFDAGLTGLGHFIGGAGALGAFVYGFANRMLIPLGLHHILNSYVWFIYGSYPSGDGHVVTGELSRFAAGDPSAGLLTSGFYPILMFGLPGAALAMIHVANAKQRKVAFGILSAAALTAFLTGVTEPLEFAFMFVAFPLYIVHAVLTGLSLAIAYLLDIHLGFSFSAGLIDLLLYGTAPAAKNIPLLIVMGLVFFAVYYLLFRFAITRWNMRTPGREPDAEFDAEERANLGEGAESATAVEAGTAVKTAPTVTDSKAEQLIAAFGGRENLRSVDACITRLRMEVVDAGKVDQNRLKSLGAAGVIEVGNSVQAVFGTQAEVLKNEINDAL
- a CDS encoding PTS glucose transporter subunit IIA — translated: MSTTSVHAPVSGRAVALADVPDPVFAQGMVGYGAAVDPPREVIDAVAPVSGRVLKLMPHAYIIMTSENVGVLVHLGLDTVALKGAGFSAHVNEGDTVTAGQTMITYDVPSVVAAGLNPIVPVVVMDEREPGNVAVGDEVATGTEIAAASTLFTANK
- the nagB gene encoding glucosamine-6-phosphate deaminase, which encodes MEVVILPDAAQIGAVAADAVESLLGRTPTAVLGLATGSSPLAIYDELAARCDAGRISFRQARGFTLDEYVGLPADHPERYRTVIDTVFVSRVDFAPGAVAGPDGLAEDIPAACAEYEAAIAAVGGIDLQILGIGTDGHIGFNEPGSSLASRTRIKTLTRQTRIDNARFFGDDVDQVPTHCLTQGLGTIMAARHVVLVALGRSKAEAVHQLVEGPVSAMWPATILQHHPHVTVLLDGGAARRLQLADYYRETYLSKPSWQGI
- the nagA gene encoding N-acetylglucosamine-6-phosphate deacetylase, coding for MLITAATLLTGRELLRPGWIEVSGGSVLALGAGPPPRTADRELGTVVPGFVDTHVHGGGGSDFSVATTDDTTTAVELHRRYGTTTLIASLVSAGPAELLRQVEVLAGQVRDGLIAGIHLEGPWLAAERCGAHDPVVLRDPDTGEVGQLLQAGGGAIRMVTLAPERPGALAAIERIVSAGAVAAIGHTEATYEQTRTAITAGATVGTHLFNAMRPIHHREPGPVIALLEDPRVTVELIADGVHVDAALYRHVVRAAGPDRLSLVTDAMAAAGVTDGRYHIGRMDVEVADGVARLAGTSTIAGSTATMDRVFRFAVVHSGLPHDEALLLAVRQSSLNPALALGLPSPELVAGARADLVALDTELAVTDVLHGGAWVPR
- a CDS encoding DUF4262 domain-containing protein — encoded protein: MCWLCDHPENTVANYLDEVRAKILRRGWAVQYVESPRMPFAYTVGLSDYDVPELLMTNVSPQRAARLLSKSAELVVRGAELTAGQQFTLCGGPMLEVVEVEHPDAHMGFATALYGREIRALQLVWSDGRGRWPWAADFCDRESRQPVLGVRTRAA
- a CDS encoding alpha/beta hydrolase family protein, whose product is MVGLAGPIAPAAAYSRSGLPVEALDVPSPAMGRTIRVQFQGGGAHAVYLLDGLRARDDENGWDINTAAFEWYYQSGLSLVMPVGGQSSFYSDWYQPAAGSNGTLTYKWETFLTQELPSWLALNKAITPINNAVVGLSMSGSAALTLAIWHPQQFIFASSLSGFLNPSLGLWPTLIGLAMKDGGGYRSTDMWGPSNDPAWQRNDPMVNVARLVANGTAVWIYCGTGAPSELDNTDDPTFGGLFTAGYLENITLNTNKEFQRKYQAAGGRNAVFNFPPSGTHSWGYWGAQLQAMKGDLQRVLGATPAG
- a CDS encoding VOC family protein, whose amino-acid sequence is MRVNRIIADLPVSDIEAAKGFYTDYLGLTTEEFNLGWVARYTSPDTGANLQLVTADATAPEMPVISVATDDVDAAYEQARARGYQIVHPLTTESWGVRRFFVRDPDGNVINVVAHRD
- a CDS encoding DsbA family protein — protein: MSGRPEFVDFHFDVMCPYAYQTSLWIREVRDQTGLVVNWRFFSLEEINRKEGKKHPWERDWSYGWSMMRIGALLRRQSMADVEAWYQRAGQALHVDGHKPHDPAVARHLLAELGFDPALVDQAIADPTTGDEVLADHNRVVAADGYGVPTLFFPDGQCLFGPVLIDPPTGEAAVRLWDAVVAWTEFPHLYELQRPKTPADEQLIAATFRPYLEARDWVSINRGEVIGFGD
- a CDS encoding maleylpyruvate isomerase family mycothiol-dependent enzyme, which encodes MRSLDEIRSALEACYSAIEGLCADLSDADWKTQSLCPDWVVRDVVQHVVSIEAVMAGWVPQDDATPPPFERAAEFLAGTDDPATLAEKVTAVFAERRRELSSLTAADLDRPSWMPTGRGTYGRFLEIRVFDFWVHVRDITIPLGRSTDDGGVAAEIALGQVESSIGYIAGKKVGVPEGSSIAFRLTGPLVREINVAVDGRATQVGHLTDPTAVLTTDSTTFIMLACGRIDPQAQIDSGAVSWTGDAELGERAARNLRFTM
- a CDS encoding M15 family metallopeptidase, which produces MRIDATSVSAVVLGAATTTALLVGAAGLPAPAPRIALADNTVSVDPPAVAAGDGSLVDGQILTPFDVQNPAVGRLDPRLLDAIQQADSAASADGITMTITSGWRSPEFQQRLLDSAVAQYGSLAAAREYVQTPEASKHVVGEAVDVGGVGADQWLMTNGARFGLCRIYANEVWHFELATDAAGVCPPLLPNAAG